One genomic region from bacterium encodes:
- a CDS encoding alkaline phosphatase, producing MKKIDVMVMCFMMLASSAPAGRNVILIVPDGCSIPIWSAIRAMTVGTDGKLNIDRLPMQGRCRTYSANAMITDSAAAATAYACGVKTNNGVIGMSPATVRGDSLTGRPLRNIVESARKKGLATGLVTTTSILDATPAAFYSHRADRGWAELIALDLVNSGVDVIMGGGREYMIPQGASDEDGKPSKRTDSRNLIAEMQEKGYSYIHDRAGLDRIDPAGTKKIVGLFSPSHMDYELDREKNNLGEPGLWEMTRKALDVLSKNKKGFFLLVEAGLIDHAAHGHDTDRFLWEGISCDKTIGIVMEFARENNDTFVIVVPDHGCGGPYLVGMKAADGTIISYDDAGFTHYTLNTNGFPVNDHGKPIAIQWIDWKGHTGEDVGYFAMLNRKEFFGGLFGGKEIALEGLVENTDIHNIIMDHLDSEKREKKLEDIVDP from the coding sequence ATGAAAAAAATTGACGTAATGGTAATGTGTTTCATGATGTTAGCTTCCTCTGCCCCGGCGGGAAGGAATGTCATCCTCATTGTCCCGGACGGATGCTCCATTCCAATCTGGTCGGCTATACGGGCGATGACGGTCGGGACGGATGGTAAACTCAATATCGACCGTCTGCCCATGCAGGGCCGGTGCAGAACATACTCGGCAAACGCCATGATAACGGATTCCGCCGCCGCGGCAACCGCTTATGCCTGCGGTGTCAAGACGAACAACGGCGTTATCGGGATGTCACCCGCTACCGTTCGCGGGGATTCCCTTACGGGACGGCCGCTCAGGAACATTGTCGAATCAGCCCGGAAGAAGGGACTGGCCACGGGTCTTGTCACAACGACAAGTATTCTCGATGCAACGCCCGCGGCGTTCTATTCACACCGCGCCGACCGTGGCTGGGCCGAGCTGATTGCGCTCGATCTAGTCAATTCCGGCGTCGATGTGATCATGGGCGGAGGACGTGAGTACATGATTCCTCAGGGAGCATCCGATGAAGATGGAAAACCCTCGAAACGCACGGATTCCCGTAATCTCATAGCGGAGATGCAGGAAAAAGGATACAGCTATATCCATGACAGGGCAGGTCTGGACAGGATCGATCCCGCAGGAACGAAAAAGATTGTGGGACTCTTCAGCCCGAGTCACATGGATTACGAGCTCGACCGTGAAAAGAACAACCTCGGCGAACCGGGACTCTGGGAAATGACCCGTAAGGCGCTCGATGTACTCTCGAAAAACAAGAAGGGCTTTTTCCTCCTCGTGGAAGCAGGTCTCATCGATCATGCCGCCCACGGGCATGACACGGACCGTTTTCTCTGGGAAGGCATATCCTGCGACAAAACGATCGGGATTGTCATGGAATTCGCCCGCGAGAACAACGATACCTTTGTCATCGTCGTACCCGACCACGGCTGCGGTGGCCCTTACCTTGTGGGCATGAAAGCGGCCGACGGAACGATCATATCCTACGATGACGCGGGATTCACCCATTATACCCTGAATACGAACGGTTTCCCGGTGAACGATCACGGCAAACCCATTGCGATTCAGTGGATAGACTGGAAGGGGCACACCGGAGAGGATGTCGGTTATTTTGCCATGCTCAACAGGAAGGAATTTTTCGGCGGCCTGTTCGGCGGTAAGGAGATTGCACTTGAAGGTCTTGTGGAAAATACCGATATTCATAACATTATCATGGATCATCTCGATTCTGAAAAAAGGGAGAAAAAGCTCGAAGATATTGTTGATCCGTAA
- a CDS encoding DUF2892 domain-containing protein, whose translation MKRNVGTIDKVLRIIVGIVIIAVGFYFKSWWGVIGIIPIATGLIGYCMLYTIFGISTCKLKQ comes from the coding sequence ATGAAACGGAATGTGGGAACAATCGACAAGGTTCTGCGGATTATCGTAGGAATCGTGATTATCGCTGTCGGCTTCTATTTTAAAAGCTGGTGGGGAGTCATAGGCATTATTCCCATCGCTACCGGTCTTATCGGATATTGTATGCTGTATACGATTTTCGGGATTTCCACCTGCAAGCTGAAACAGTAG
- a CDS encoding carbohydrate-binding family 9-like protein, translating to MRKIIVTMLAGIIVAAGMSYAQSIKEYTVKRAASPLQIDGKLTEPDWNTAPLTDRFVVYFDGSPTEFPTQAKMLWDDEYLYIAFIMTDKDVWGEMTSWSPGDPCLCQEEVAEVFIDPDGDGLNYIETEINPLKTVMDLVLSKEFAKKGKANLEWKFEGIKVGVWVDGTLNDMSDTDTKWVCELAFPFKTMAFSAPSMNFPPKNGDTWRLNLYRYEYVRTGEKKNELSAWNMTDKKRGFHAPDRFGKVIFVK from the coding sequence ATGAGAAAAATAATTGTGACCATGCTGGCGGGAATTATCGTTGCCGCAGGGATGTCGTATGCCCAGTCAATCAAAGAATACACGGTGAAGCGGGCTGCATCGCCCCTTCAGATAGACGGGAAATTGACCGAACCGGACTGGAATACCGCTCCCCTGACCGACAGATTCGTTGTTTATTTCGATGGCTCTCCGACAGAGTTTCCCACACAGGCGAAGATGCTCTGGGATGACGAGTATCTCTACATCGCTTTTATCATGACCGACAAAGATGTGTGGGGAGAGATGACCTCATGGTCGCCGGGCGATCCCTGTCTGTGCCAGGAAGAGGTCGCCGAGGTTTTTATCGATCCCGACGGCGACGGTCTGAACTACATCGAGACGGAAATCAATCCGCTCAAGACGGTCATGGATCTCGTATTGAGCAAGGAATTTGCCAAGAAGGGGAAGGCCAACCTCGAGTGGAAATTCGAGGGAATCAAGGTCGGCGTCTGGGTTGACGGCACGCTCAACGACATGAGCGATACCGATACGAAATGGGTATGTGAACTCGCTTTCCCGTTCAAAACGATGGCATTCAGCGCGCCTTCCATGAATTTCCCGCCCAAAAACGGCGATACGTGGCGCCTCAATCTCTACCGGTATGAATATGTGCGAACCGGCGAAAAGAAAAACGAGCTGTCCGCATGGAACATGACCGACAAAAAACGCGGTTTCCATGCTCCCGACAGATTCGGAAAGGTCATTTTTGTGAAATAG